The Acinetobacter pittii genome contains a region encoding:
- a CDS encoding glutathione S-transferase family protein translates to MRVLYQFPLSHYCEKARWLLDHKELDYVAHNLIPGFHRAFAQLKTGQNLLPILKDDHQWIAESTKIALYLDDTYPEHSLLRRDEQLRQQTLKIDSLADELGIHVRRWALAHTLAQGDHALEIMMGEQGYLRQFEKISKPFLKTLVKKNYKLEEELVNQSKERMDELINELNNCLIENQARYMVGDRLSLADISVCSMLAPLLEIKGTPWEREEAEGVSEEWNNYQQNLLDLPLGQYVLRIYQTERNARVDWRGI, encoded by the coding sequence ATGCGGGTTTTGTATCAGTTTCCTTTGTCCCATTATTGTGAAAAAGCTCGCTGGTTGTTAGACCATAAAGAACTTGATTATGTGGCTCATAACTTAATTCCAGGATTTCATCGTGCTTTTGCACAACTCAAAACAGGCCAAAATTTACTGCCTATTTTGAAAGATGATCATCAATGGATTGCTGAATCGACTAAAATTGCACTTTATCTGGATGATACTTATCCAGAGCATTCACTGTTACGTCGTGATGAACAATTAAGGCAGCAAACATTAAAAATAGATAGCTTGGCTGATGAGCTGGGTATTCATGTCCGTCGTTGGGCTCTAGCTCACACGTTGGCGCAAGGAGACCATGCTTTAGAAATTATGATGGGTGAACAAGGCTATTTACGTCAGTTTGAAAAAATATCGAAACCCTTTCTTAAAACATTGGTAAAGAAGAACTATAAACTTGAAGAAGAGCTAGTCAACCAGTCAAAAGAGCGTATGGATGAACTCATAAATGAACTAAATAACTGCTTAATCGAAAATCAGGCACGTTATATGGTGGGTGATCGCTTAAGTCTTGCTGATATTTCTGTATGTTCTATGCTTGCTCCTTTATTGGAAATAAAGGGTACGCCGTGGGAGCGTGAAGAGGCTGAAGGTGTTTCGGAAGAATGGAATAATTATCAGCAAAATTTACTCGATTTACCCCTCGGTCAGTATGTTTTAAGAATATATCAAACTGAGCGTAATGCACGAGTAGATTGGCGCGGAATTTAA
- a CDS encoding SfnB family sulfur acquisition oxidoreductase: MTAIQGVIMSNSLSKTTAYVQIIQNDQQAINAAYQVADFALEGRNTRDQQRLLPHEQIESFSQKGLGGIRISKKYRGAFVSNKTLAQVFRILSKGDANVGQIPQNQISLLNLIEIMGTEQQKQFIFSEILAGKRLANGGPERNTHDSKTLKTTLTIENGKYILNGEKFYSTGTSFAHWLAIKAVHPEGHVVLVIVSRDVQGIEVINDWNGFGQRTTASGTVKLNQVEVNPELIFDERLLTQVPTYRGAYSQLLQVAIDVGIAEAAFEDTLSTIHKARPIIDANVEKASFEHYTLQEVGKLNILLDAAILLLDEAAEYLDELDQLQTVTDEQVAKASILVAEAKVYANDAALQISEKLLELGGSRSSLSQHNLDQHWRNARVHTLHDPVRWKLHAIGNYYLNGHFPARHAWI, translated from the coding sequence ATGACAGCAATACAAGGTGTCATTATGTCTAATTCTCTATCTAAAACGACGGCATACGTCCAAATCATTCAAAATGATCAACAAGCAATTAATGCTGCTTATCAAGTAGCTGATTTTGCTTTAGAGGGCCGTAATACACGTGATCAACAACGCTTACTACCCCATGAGCAAATTGAAAGCTTTAGCCAAAAAGGTTTAGGCGGAATTCGCATTTCAAAAAAATACCGTGGTGCTTTTGTTTCCAATAAAACACTGGCACAAGTTTTCCGTATTTTAAGTAAAGGTGATGCAAATGTTGGTCAGATTCCACAAAATCAGATTAGTCTGTTAAACCTGATCGAAATCATGGGCACAGAACAACAAAAACAATTTATCTTTTCAGAAATATTAGCAGGTAAACGTCTTGCCAACGGTGGGCCAGAACGTAATACCCATGATTCAAAAACCTTAAAAACTACACTCACCATTGAAAATGGTAAATATATTTTAAACGGTGAAAAGTTTTATTCTACAGGTACAAGTTTTGCACATTGGCTCGCAATTAAAGCGGTTCATCCTGAAGGCCATGTGGTTTTAGTCATTGTTAGCCGAGATGTCCAAGGCATTGAAGTCATTAATGACTGGAATGGATTTGGTCAACGTACTACAGCGAGCGGTACAGTTAAATTAAATCAAGTTGAAGTTAATCCAGAACTTATTTTTGATGAGCGCTTATTAACACAGGTCCCTACTTATCGCGGTGCTTATTCTCAGTTATTACAAGTAGCCATTGATGTCGGTATTGCAGAAGCCGCTTTTGAAGATACTTTATCGACTATACACAAAGCGCGTCCAATTATTGATGCAAACGTTGAAAAAGCCAGCTTTGAACATTACACCCTGCAAGAGGTAGGTAAGTTAAATATTTTGCTGGACGCTGCAATTTTACTGCTTGATGAAGCTGCTGAATATTTAGATGAACTCGACCAACTTCAAACTGTGACTGATGAACAAGTAGCTAAAGCTTCGATCTTGGTGGCCGAAGCGAAAGTCTATGCCAATGATGCGGCTCTACAAATCTCTGAAAAACTACTAGAGCTGGGCGGTAGTCGTTCAAGCTTAAGCCAACATAATTTAGATCAACATTGGCGAAATGCCCGTGTACATACCTTACATGACCCTGTTCGCTGGAAATTACATGCCATTGGCAATTATTACCTTAATGGTCATTTCCCTGCCCGCCATGCTTGGATTTAA